In one Moritella sp. 5 genomic region, the following are encoded:
- a CDS encoding sterol desaturase family protein, with protein sequence MNDWFIVNGNALRLTAFIGLFILLSIWEHYQPRRPLAVSKVQRWGNNIAIVMLNNLVLKLLMPFLAIDAALLAERQLWGITYFTNLNGSISTFIIIIFAIILLDAAIYFQHRLFHRVPVLWRLHRMHHSDLDIDVTTAIRFHPIEIILSMLIKIAVIITLGVPVIAVVLFELLLNLTAMFNHSNIRLPAKIDRYMCYILVTPDMHRVHHSVNGHETNHNFGFCLPWWDHLFGSYQAQPKLGHQQMQIGLPYFRDTKECQVQRMLTQPFRNK encoded by the coding sequence ATGAACGACTGGTTTATTGTTAACGGCAATGCGCTTCGCCTAACTGCTTTTATCGGCTTATTTATACTATTATCGATTTGGGAGCATTATCAACCCAGACGACCGCTAGCCGTTTCAAAAGTCCAGCGTTGGGGGAACAACATCGCGATCGTGATGCTTAATAACCTAGTACTAAAGTTACTTATGCCATTTCTGGCTATCGATGCAGCCTTACTTGCCGAGCGACAGCTGTGGGGGATAACATATTTTACCAACTTAAACGGCTCAATCAGCACATTTATAATTATAATTTTCGCGATAATATTGCTCGATGCCGCAATTTATTTCCAGCATAGATTATTTCATCGGGTTCCCGTACTATGGCGTTTACATCGAATGCACCATAGCGATCTTGATATTGATGTCACTACAGCTATCCGTTTTCATCCAATTGAAATAATCCTATCGATGCTAATAAAAATTGCAGTGATCATCACACTTGGTGTACCCGTTATCGCCGTCGTTTTATTTGAGTTATTATTAAATCTGACCGCCATGTTTAATCACAGTAATATTAGGCTGCCAGCTAAGATTGACCGCTACATGTGCTACATTTTAGTCACGCCTGATATGCACCGTGTTCATCACTCTGTAAATGGTCACGAAACCAATCATAATTTTGGTTTTTGTCTACCCTGGTGGGATCATCTGTTTGGCAGTTATCAAGCACAACCCAAATTAGGCCATCAGCAAATGCAGATCGGTTTACCTTATTTTCGAGACACGAAGGAATGTCAGGTGCAGCGGATGCTAACCCAGCCCTTCAGAAACAAATAA